The Methanofollis sp. genome segment CACCTTCGACCCCTATAACCCGCCGGCGGAGAGTCCGATCGTGCGGCGGATGGGCGCGGCGTCCCTCTCCGCGGGTGTCGGCCCCATGGCGGCGGTCGCCGGCACCATCGCCTGGGCCGGGGCGGAGGCGATGCAGGAGGCAGGCGCCTCTTTCGGTGTCGTCGACAACGGCGGGGACATCGCCCTCTTCTCCGACCGCGACGTGCGGGTCGGCATCCACGCCGGCGAGTCGCCCCTCTCCGACAGACTGGCCTTCCTCGTCCCACGGCACCCCGCCATCCTCGGCATCTGCACGTCGTCGGCGACGGTCGGGCCGTCGATCTCCTTCGGCATCGCCGACGCCGTCTGCGTCATCGCGGAGGACGTCGCCCTCGCCGACGCCTGGGCGACCTCCCTCTGCAACGACCTCAACCCCGGCGACGACGCACCCTTCGCCGCCCTCGAAGGCACCGGCGTGCAGGGCGCCCTCGCCATCCTCGGCGACGCCGTCGGCACCTGGGGGACGCTCCCCGAGATCGTCGGGGTGCGGGTCGACACCGACCTCATCACGCGGGGGGAGGAGGTGTGATCCTCTGAGGGTAAGCGTGGATCAACCGCCTTCTCCAGAAAGATCCCCCGGCACAGAACTGCCAGAACAACTTTGTAAAATTCTTGTTCTGGCGTGCCTGTGCCGGGGGACTAATCGAAGGTCTTCGACCTTCTCATGCTC includes the following:
- a CDS encoding UPF0280 family protein; amino-acid sequence: MIREHFQYRQTITTILADEQSFIDAAKCAMLDARAELEAFIAEDPFFGITFDPYNPPAESPIVRRMGAASLSAGVGPMAAVAGTIAWAGAEAMQEAGASFGVVDNGGDIALFSDRDVRVGIHAGESPLSDRLAFLVPRHPAILGICTSSATVGPSISFGIADAVCVIAEDVALADAWATSLCNDLNPGDDAPFAALEGTGVQGALAILGDAVGTWGTLPEIVGVRVDTDLITRGEEV